AGATTTAGTTTCTTATTCAGACAATCTCCAGTGGATCTTCCAGGtaggaaaaactcattttgattcatatttaaactgtaaatataacacagaaaatgtTTACTGGAAAAGATCCTGCTTCTGCAACACATTTCATTTGTAACTGTTATTTTTCATGTAATTAAAGATGTTAAGAATTAAAAAGTATTTGTTAAGTGAGGAATAATTAACTGCAAATCATTAAATTATTCGCGAATAGttcacacacattacacatttagtgtgcattattttctaataattcaacagaccaGAGTGGATTATTCTGCAgtttttaatagatgtctaaacaatgATAGCCAGACCAAAAAAGGGTCAATTTAAGCAGATAAACCTAAAAATCTACTAAACATCTAACTATAGTCcagaactagactagtcatcaaatacacagatcAGACAGATTCACACTGCTGCATatctgatgactagtctagttttgggctgttgttaaacatctattagacttcttttaaatataaatgtaataattgaaATCTGTTTGCTGGGATGCTGATGTTCCCACAGCTAAAGCCGCCATGTTGTGTtccagacatttgtcaggtttttgtcctcaaacttctCCTGTGTGAAACTAGTTTCTCATAAATCCAAagttttctgtgtgttttgatgtgatgtTTGACTGTGAAGTTACTGGAACCATTCAGTGTAGAGATATGGAACTGTCATGTGCTCAAAACCTGCCAAATctgctttagctgtgtgtttatctgaaaataacaacacCTTACAAagtttatcagccaatcagaatcaagcgttCAACAGACTCatattataatgtctttttgtCTTTATTGAGTAGTTTGTGGATGTACAACTGTAtgttaatgaatgttttatttaaatattgatcttctcttttcttcaatcatagaatcttgagagtaaaatgatcagatttctgaagaatcaactGGAAAACTTTAGGAAAATCTTACAACACAAAAACAGACAAGAGTTTATAAAGGAGTTTATTGAGAACAGAAGCATTCtcacagaagcagctcttgatctcacactcttcttcctgagagagatgaagcaagATCAAGCTGCTGATACTCTCCAGGGTAAGAGACTCATGACCGTCAGTCTGACTGACACTTACTAATATAGCTGGAAAAGTCGAGACTAAATCTGTCTGTTTCTTTGCTTCTGTGTTTAGGCGAGTTGTTCTTTattaatcagcttaaatgtagcctgaagaagaaatatcaaagtgtgtttgaaggaattgctcagcaaggagactccacacttctgaataacatctacacagatctctatatcactcagggtgcgagtgaacaggtcaacactgaacatgagatcagacagattgaagctgcttccagacctcatcagtcactagagatacaggttgaatgcaaacatttgtttgaagcagctgaacaagacgagcggatcagaactgtcctgacaaaaggagttgctggcatcgggaaatcagtctctgtgcaaaagtttgttctggattgggctgaagggaaagaaaatcaagacatcagcttcatatttcctcttccattcagagagatgaacttaaaggagaaagaaagacaaagtttaaaagacctcataactcagtttttgccagagactaaaggactgaaccttacaagaagcacacgattcaaagtcctgttcatccttgatggattggatgaatgtcgtcttcctctgaactttgctggtaatgagacgtgtcgtgatgtatcttcagcagtctctctggatgttctcctgacgaacctcatcaagggaaatctgcttccttctgctctcatctggatcaccagcagaccagcagctgccagtaagattcctgctgactgtatcgaccggctgacagagatacgaggattcaatgatgcccaaaaggaggagtacttcagaaagagactcacagatcagaatcaggccagagaaatcattgatcacattaaacagtcaaagagtctctttattatgtgccacatcccagtcttctgctggatttcagccactgttctccagaacatactgaaactgaaacacagggctcatgctgaaacactgaaggaatctcccaagactctgacacagatgtacacacactttctccgctttcagatccagcagagcagaagaaagtttgatggagaaaacacagcagatgtctcctgggatccaaagctcatcctttcactggggaaactggccttccagcagctggaaagaaacaatgtgatcttctatgagagcgatctgaaagactgtggcattgacgtctataaggcatcggtgtactcaggcatgtgtacccagatctttaagAAGGAGACGAGAATCattcttggtaccatgtactgctttcttcacttgagcattcaggagttcattgcagccctttatcaacatCTGCACAGTGAGAGGATTTATTTTTAGACAGAAAAGCAGAAATAAAGGCATGATTGATTTGCTGAAGGCTGCAGTggacaaggctctggaaagtgagaatggacatctggacctttaccttcgcttccttctcggtctgtcactccagtccagtcgacaactcttacgaggcctgttgacacagcaggatgacagagaccagagcaaagaggaaataattgcctacatcaagcagaaacttgaaggaaatctgtctccagagagatccatcaatctgttctactgtctgaatgaactgaacgaccaaactctgctgaaagagattcagtctcaccTCAGTAGAGGAAGTCTGTCATTTGCTGAcctttcacctgcccagtggtctgctctggtctttgtgttgttgacctcagaggagGACCTGGAGGAGTTTGAACTTCAGAAATTCAAGAGATCAGATgagtgtctcatcagactatcagcagtcatcaaaacCTCCAAAAGAGCTCTGTAAGTCAAAGTGCCATGTTTACTTGCAGTGAAAACCTTATTCATAAAGCAGAACAAGCAGGATTCAGCATGTAAAAACACCAGTTACTCCCAGTATGCATGCAAGTGAGTGTctggtgaacttagagaagaatagattcaactttatagttactttcaccatgtgtatctgatatgaataaaacacatcagcaatTTATATTTGAATGAATTGTTGGACTTTCATCGACTTTCTTGTGTGTTTCACAAACTCTAAATGTCTTGTTTTATTAGTGCTTGTTTGTATTTACATGTAGATGTTCATCTAAAACATAAAAAGGCATTAGGCGGTTAAAATGCTGCATAATTGTGATGATATGACACGTCTTTCTCTTTATCAGCTCCAGCCAAcacacctgctgttgaactcccTTTCTCCTAATCCCTGTCTGATGTGCTGAAGTCTATTTCAGTGAGCGAGAGAGACTGTGTTCACTCCGcgtgttttttaataatcaaacgtcCCCGTGTCGTGTGACATAAATCGATAATGAAATTCAATTATGACATTCACTGCCAACGCTTTGAGTAATcaatttttatcaatttaattgaTTCGTTGTAGCAGCCCTAATACAAATATCTGACATTTACCGGAACAGGATCCTGCAAGATCCTGCTCAAATTAAGCTctgatttatatacatttatatattaataatgtcCCGCTGGGCAGCAACTTACTcaactttttttaaagtgttgtgaATGAAGCACACTGGGATGAATGTCTGCATGTGCCCAATAGAAACAAGGCAGCCAGCAATCACAGAGAAACACTCCATGGCAACACTGCTGTAACTTTCACTCATTGGACAATGTTTCTCTGCCTGTGTCATGTTCAGCTGATGTCCCGCCCCCGAGAGCCATATACCCCACTCTGATTGGTGGGCTCGTTCAGCTCCACAAACAAAACTGTAAAGTGCCATAGACATCAAACTCACAGACCGCACTAACATTAAACTTTTGAATGAAGGTGGGGCCACAAACTATCGTCCCAAGAGTATCAGACCacaagtttgagacccctgctgtagaAGCAGCGCCCGGCTCCCACACTGCTCCCTATAGACGAGCACTCACAACTACAGCTGTCAAATAAAAGTACCGGTACTAAAAAAAATTCAGAATTGTATTGTTTTGAGAGCTAGGGTATCGCTATGCTTTTATAATATCGGTATATCATGCTACACTACTGTTAGTACATACAACCATAAGGAGGAAATCTGGTCGTTTTTATGAGTAAGCATTGTTAATCAATGAGGTCCCAAATGAAcacataaatattgtgtttgtcctctacacaggctacagagctgtaatctcactgttgagtgctgtgagagtttgtcttcagctctacaatcctcaaactgtgtgctgagagagctggacctgagtaacaatgacctgcaggattcaggagtgaagaagctctctgatggactgaagagtcaacactgtaaactggacacactgaggtaaatacTCTTCCatttaacagcaacaacaaacagAGAGTTACATAGGGGTTTAACAAATATGGGAAGCCCTTTTCCCCACTGTGTGttggcaatttttatttttttatatttatgggtgttattttattcatatctataaaaatgtgtgtgtagacAAATGCATTCAAAAGCATTACtgagtaaaatacaaaaaaagtgtaaaatactTCTTCTAATATACAGAACTGTatgactgtatttaaatattatttagatgAATATTCTGTAAATTCTGTACTCATATTTTACATGTTCATATTATATTCTtgtttatatttgcatttgtttattggaAAAGTTTATTTCAGAATTTGTCAGATGTtctggcaataaataaataacagtgatGAAGACAAAGTGAACCCTGTGGGGTCTGTAGGGTTTTGGGCCCTGGTGAGGTTTTGACCTGCTCTGATGTTTGGACAGTTTGCAGTTTTCCTGAAAACATATAAACGTCTCATCACAGTCTTATTATCTAAACTGAAGAAGTGTCTTGGCCTTGTTAACATTTGGACTCAAAGGTGGATTGACTACAGCTCTAGTGACTGTCAGACAGGAGACAAAGACACCAAGagattgagtttgtgtgtgtttactttatttacaatattgtccACAATATAATCTAAATATGATCTAAAGAtgatctaaatataaataatggaaatcagctcattttcaatgacACTTTATACTTCAAGATTTCCTTCTGAGGTCAAATGTGTCTTATtcctcacagcagactttacagcttCATGTGATGTCTTATGAACTAttgctctgtacacttctacagatgatgtcgagtccttaTCAGCAAACGCACTCAACATGCTCTATCAGAgctcgatcaataaggagagctgatcaggatgtgtgttcatcactgctgttgacatgagcagaaacagcagtcagcatcttcacaacacaaagagatgtgtgattgtccaactgtgtgatgtggactattgctgtgtttgtagattgtctggctgtatggtgacagaggaaggctgtggttttctgtcttcagctctgacttcaaacccctcacacctgagagagctggatctgagctacaatcatccaggagattcaggagtcaagctgctctctgaacaactggaggatccaaactacacactggacaaactcaagtatgtggagcagcactaccttttttattgtgaatacagatactttgatacttcactgctcttctagtgtccagatatgaatcaaagctgttaaatatgtcagtgcactggggcagttctcacattaagcgtgatattatatctcatattaacactgtacagtttcagcattgtagttgagcagtgaaacttgttctctacatttctgctgaagaactgtacagtatcaggtcagagatgtgtgtgtactgttctccaaatacgtcctgtgtatactttaacagcaagttaaactctccctcatgaacttcacagacacagaatgtcctttatcacactttaataagggcggagtaaaactataaacaggaagaaaataaacaatataaatttacattcacaatgtggacataacaaagatgtttctggcaaatatctcacatatcttgtaatctggctcttttctgcttctaaactaacatgaacacaaaatatcaggcaataaaagtgatcagcagacagtgatgctggttctgatatagtccagtgacaatcacatgttgaacaaactcaaataaagcaaatgacaaaaaactcctaaactaatcctttataactgaagtattatgaacaataaacagaacacaaacccaccaagcttccaaagggcgaggaggactgcagattggtctggattcactgctctccaacttagcaatgtttggagatgatgaagaggcatttgacagaagatgaagatctccatcctatttcaagtcatttaacactgaattctgctttattattgtgctgcgcttttgtcaattgatcattgaatgaatccttcagtctttatatctgtctgtttctgtgtttccattctgttttctgtttccacatctgatctaaaagctctgtgtgtcattcagaagctgatttgacagctccacacacactcatgttgttttactgcagttattaatgcactgagatcagccaatcacaatccagcattcagcacacactccacatgtcttattgtgcgtgtgtgtttgcgtgtgtgtgtgtgttaagctgatgtttgtgtactgactgaatgtgtatctgtgtgtgtttacagtctggatcatggaggagagacgaggattacagcaggaccacgcaaatgtaggactacacacacacacacatgcacacacacacacacacacacacaccctttctctctcacacgcacaggCTCACGCACAatcagacatatacacacactcgcacacaagcatggccctctctcacacacagacacacagactcgctctcacacacatacacacttcctctctctcacgctcacacacacacagcagtaaacacatgcactcacacacacacacacacacacacacacacacacacacacacacacacacagcagtgaacacatgcacacacacacaccctctctctctctcacacacacacagcagtgaacacatgcacacacacaccgtctctttctctctctcacacacacacgcacacacacacacacacacacacacacagctgtgtttgtaaatgtgtgtgttcttgtgttcagatgtctgtttcctcactctggatccaaacacagcacacactcaactcattctgtctgaggagaacagaaaaGTGAAGCGTGTGAgcgagaatcagccgtatcctgatcatccagacagatttgatggtgtgtatcaggtgttgtgcagagagagagtgtgtggacgctgttactgggagattgactggagtggaggtgctggtgtgtttatatcagtgtcatataagagcatcaggaggaagggaggaggtGTTGAGTGTTGGTTTGGatgtaatgctcagtcctggagtttgatctGCTCTTCCTCCAGATTCTCATTCAGACACAATAACACAGAGACTGTTCTCCCAGTGGagccgctcagcaggagaataggagtgtttgtggatcacagtgcagtaactctgatcttctacaacatctatagagacacaatgagcctcatccactcagtccagaccacattcactgagccgctctgtgctgggTTCTGGCTTAAttatggatcatcagtgaaactgagctgaagactgataagagatttacccagaatcctctgcaggagcagacagcagcagtgtgtgtgtgtgtgtgtgagtctgtatttgtgtgtgtgcatgcatgcttgtgtgtgagagagtatgtgtgtgtgactgtgtgcatgtgagagtgtctgtatttgtgtgtgtgtgtgtgtgtgtgtgtgcgacagacagtgtgtgtgtgtgagagaaagtctgtgtttgtgtctgtctgtatgtgtgt
The Danio rerio strain Tuebingen ecotype United States chromosome 4, GRCz12tu, whole genome shotgun sequence genome window above contains:
- the LOC794656 gene encoding uncharacterized protein LOC794656, which gives rise to MAEERVKGSLSEKHSVRSGSFVSSSVSLKSDWSKGGPPPDLRGKTPSSVKSVRSGSCVSSSVSLKSDWSMGHLPPDLREKTPSSARRHLVADLVSYSDNLQWIFQNLESKMIRFLKNQLENFRKILQHKNRQEFIKEFIENRSILTEAALDLTLFFLREMKQDQAADTLQGELFFINQLKCSLKKKYQSVFEGIAQQGDSTLLNNIYTDLYITQGASEQVNTEHEIRQIEAASRPHQSLEIQVECKHLFEAAEQDERIRTVLTKGVAGIGKSVSVQKFVLDWAEGKENQDISFIFPLPFREMNLKEKERQSLKDLITQFLPETKGLNLTRSTRFKVLFILDGLDECRLPLNFAGNETCRDVSSAVSLDVLLTNLIKGNLLPSALIWITSRPAAASKIPADCIDRLTEIRGFNDAQKEEYFRKRLTDQNQAREIIDHIKQSKSLFIMCHIPVFCWISATVLQNILKLKHRAHAETLKESPKTLTQMYTHFLRFQIQQSRRKFDGENTADVSWDPKLILSLGKLAFQQLERNNVIFYESDLKDCGIDVYKASVYSGMCTQIFKKETRIILGTMYCFLHLSIQEFIAALYQHLHSERIYF